The region GCAGCGCGTGGCGAGCGCCCATGTCACCTGCCGGTCATCGAAGATGTCCACGTCGTGGTCGACCACCACCACCCGCTTCATGTAGAGATCCGCGCCCAGCACCGCCATGATCGCGTTCTTCGCCTGCCCGGGCAGCCGCTGCTCGATCGAGACATAGCACGTGAAGGGGCCGGGCACCCGCACCGCCTTCACCGAGGGAACCATGGCGCGCACCGCACGATAGAGGTTCGCCTCCATCGGAATCGTCGAGAGCAGCATGTGATCGAGATGCGCCACCGTGATGTCCTGAAAGTACGCGCCCGTCCGGTGGGTGATGGCCTTGACCTTCACCACCTCGCGCTCCCGCTCCCCCAGGCTGTATCCCGTGAACTCGCCGAAGGGCCCCTCGGGCGTCCGCGCCCCCGGCAAGATCTCCGCCTCGATGATCATCTCGGCATGCGCCGGGACCAAGACCTCCGAGGTCTCGCAGCGAACCAGCTCGAGCGCCTCGCCGAGAAGACCGCCCATGATCGCCCGCTCGTCCTCGTCGATGGAGCCGATGGCCAGCGCGCCGAGGGCGATGGCGGGGTGGACGCCGATGGCGAAGGCCACGGGCAGGGCCTCGCCGCGGGACTCGGCGATCTTCTGGAACTCCCAGAGATGCTTGCCCGCGGTCAGATGAATGGAGGTCGTGTCTCGACCCTTGATCATGAGGCGGTTGTAGGCGCAGTTCCACGACTCGCCGCTCGGGTCCTTGGCGAAGGAGATGGCCGCGGTGATATAGGCCCCGACATCACCCTCGTGATGGAGAATTTGCGGCAGGTCGTAGAGATTGATCCTGTCCCCCGTCACGATCGTGTCCTTGCACGGTCCCGTCTTGACCACCGTGGGCGGTAGGGGGCGGTCCATGGCGCGGAGATAGGTCCTCAGCATGTCTTGAGGCGCCGAGCTCATGGCCAGGGCCAGACGAGAGCGGCTGGCGTGGAGATTGGTCAGGACGGGGAACTTGCTGCCCTTGAGCCGCTCGCAGATCACGATAGGCCGTCGC is a window of Candidatus Methylomirabilota bacterium DNA encoding:
- a CDS encoding UbiD family decarboxylase: MAQSLTAYLDLVKRTKPEEIVMISREIDPAYELTALVVKLEREGRRRPIVICERLKGSKFPVLTNLHASRSRLALAMSSAPQDMLRTYLRAMDRPLPPTVVKTGPCKDTIVTGDRINLYDLPQILHHEGDVGAYITAAISFAKDPSGESWNCAYNRLMIKGRDTTSIHLTAGKHLWEFQKIAESRGEALPVAFAIGVHPAIALGALAIGSIDEDERAIMGGLLGEALELVRCETSEVLVPAHAEMIIEAEILPGARTPEGPFGEFTGYSLGEREREVVKVKAITHRTGAYFQDITVAHLDHMLLSTIPMEANLYRAVRAMVPSVKAVRVPGPFTCYVSIEQRLPGQAKNAIMAVLGADLYMKRVVVVDHDVDIFDDRQVTWALATRCQPDRDISIITNARGSDLDPSTKEDGYTAKWGVDATAKPSLAAYTPRHRVPPEVWQRINLKDYGL